CAAACCCAAGGACACGGTTTCAACCCTGAACGTCAAACGGGAGGATGACCGACCCATCGTGGTCGACGACATGCTGGCCGCCGCCGAAGGACGCACCAGCGAAACCGCCGGGAAACGGGATCCGACCGGAGCAATGGCCAACGCGGCCATCTGGGGACTTCGGTTCGGTTCCCTCATCATGATCATCAGTTCCTTCGGACTTCTGGTCACCAATCTCGACGCAGTCACCGAACTGGACGTCTGGTCGATCATGACCAACCCGTTCACTATTGCCGGTCTGATCGATCTTCTTCTAGGCGGAATTCTCTTTCTCGGCAGTCCCGGAGTCTACCCGTGGGTCAAACTCCGCGCGGCCATCGGCGGCGGATTCTTCGCTTTTCTCTTCTGGTCACAGGGCGACCTGAACATGGTCTACGCTTCAATCGCGACCTCCGTCGGTCTCTACTTCTGCACCGTCTTCCTGAATCTGGGGATGGTCTTCCTGACCGGACTGCTGGGACTGGCCGGGGCTGGCTGGTTCGCCTACACCATGATGCTGAGCGGCGGTTGACCGCCTTCCCCCAGCCGTCTCGAAGGGACATTCCGGAGATTGCTCCGCGGTCTGGTATCTGCATGAATTCGCCTCATGCCGAGTGCCCTTGACCGACTCTACCAGCCGTTGACCGGCATCCCGTCAAGGGTCCGAACCCTTTTCAAGAGTGAGATCTGGACCGCCGCCGCTCTGGAGGACCGGTCCATTCGCGGTCGGCTGTTCTCCGTCCTGCGCATCG
This sequence is a window from Opitutaceae bacterium. Protein-coding genes within it:
- a CDS encoding GYF domain-containing protein, translating into MITQMEEYYIRKEGDEDSRGPFTLDQLSSLVEAEQVDRDTFYYEATSEKWVQISTNEDLVAFLFPERRRLKVKPKDTVSTLNVKREDDRPIVVDDMLAAAEGRTSETAGKRDPTGAMANAAIWGLRFGSLIMIISSFGLLVTNLDAVTELDVWSIMTNPFTIAGLIDLLLGGILFLGSPGVYPWVKLRAAIGGGFFAFLFWSQGDLNMVYASIATSVGLYFCTVFLNLGMVFLTGLLGLAGAGWFAYTMMLSGG